A window from Pseudomonas sp. Tri1 encodes these proteins:
- a CDS encoding SRPBCC family protein, producing MYSSDRIERKILLKAPRSQVWRALANAEAFGQWFGVALEGKRFVAGERTQGQITYPGYEHLIWDVAVERVEPERVFSFRWHPYAIEPQVDYSQESETRVQFELEDMDGGTLLKVVESGFNNIPEARRLKAFRMDSRGWDEQMANIEAFLAKS from the coding sequence ATGTATTCATCCGATCGCATTGAAAGAAAGATCCTGCTCAAGGCGCCGCGTTCCCAAGTCTGGCGCGCCTTGGCCAATGCCGAGGCCTTTGGCCAATGGTTCGGTGTCGCCCTTGAGGGTAAGCGGTTTGTTGCGGGCGAACGTACTCAGGGGCAGATCACGTATCCGGGCTATGAACACCTCATTTGGGATGTGGCGGTGGAGCGGGTCGAGCCCGAGCGGGTGTTCTCGTTTCGCTGGCACCCTTACGCTATTGAGCCGCAGGTAGATTACTCTCAAGAGTCAGAAACACGTGTGCAATTCGAACTCGAAGACATGGACGGCGGTACCTTGCTGAAAGTGGTTGAATCGGGCTTCAACAATATTCCCGAGGCACGCCGACTCAAGGCCTTTCGCATGGACAGCCGCGGCTGGGATGAGCAGATGGCCAACATTGAAGCGTTCCTGGCCAAGTCTTGA
- a CDS encoding lysozyme inhibitor LprI family protein, protein MPPRLLLVLAPLFFITAAQADDCANATTQGEMNQCAAKENKAADSELNSLYKQITTRLKDNPEAKQMLVKAQRAWISFRDAECNFSASGVEGGSVYPLIYSNCITDQTKARIEAFKTYLKCKEGDLSCPVPEA, encoded by the coding sequence ATGCCCCCACGCTTGCTTCTGGTCCTCGCACCGTTATTTTTTATCACCGCAGCCCAAGCCGATGACTGCGCCAATGCCACCACTCAGGGTGAGATGAACCAGTGCGCGGCCAAAGAGAACAAGGCCGCCGACAGCGAGCTGAACAGCCTGTATAAGCAAATTACAACACGTCTGAAGGACAACCCCGAGGCCAAGCAAATGTTGGTCAAGGCGCAGCGAGCCTGGATCAGCTTCCGTGACGCCGAATGCAACTTTTCTGCCTCCGGGGTCGAAGGTGGCAGCGTCTACCCGCTGATCTATAGCAACTGCATCACCGACCAGACCAAAGCCCGAATCGAAGCGTTCAAGACCTACCTCAAGTGCAAGGAAGGAGATCTGAGCTGCCCAGTGCCCGAAGCTTAA
- the rhtA gene encoding threonine/homoserine exporter RhtA encodes MTPPHRSLASTLFPVALLLIAMASIQSGASLAKSMFPVVGAQGTTTLRLIFASIIMLILLRPWRAKLTAQSLRTVIVYGMALGGMNFLFYMSLRTVPLGIAVALEFTGPLAVAIYASRRAIDFLWIALAVIGLLLLIPTGAASAGIDLLGAGYALGAGVCWALYILFGQKAGADNGVQTAALGVMIAALFVAPIGIVHAGAALLTPSLIPVAIGVAILSTALPYTLEMISLTRIPARTFGTLMSIEPAFGALSGLVFLQEYLSLAQWTAITSIILASVGATLTMGNTAKPAIAAD; translated from the coding sequence ATGACTCCTCCACATCGCAGCCTGGCCTCCACCCTGTTCCCGGTTGCCCTGCTATTAATCGCCATGGCCTCCATCCAGTCTGGCGCGTCCCTGGCCAAAAGCATGTTCCCAGTAGTAGGCGCGCAAGGCACTACGACACTGCGGCTCATTTTTGCCAGCATCATCATGCTTATATTGCTTCGCCCTTGGCGCGCAAAACTCACTGCTCAATCCCTGCGAACTGTGATTGTCTATGGAATGGCTTTGGGCGGCATGAACTTTCTCTTCTATATGTCATTGCGAACCGTCCCACTGGGAATCGCCGTGGCACTGGAGTTCACCGGCCCCCTGGCGGTAGCCATCTACGCCTCGCGCAGGGCAATCGACTTTCTCTGGATCGCCCTGGCAGTGATTGGCCTTCTTTTGTTGATACCCACTGGTGCCGCCAGTGCCGGTATTGACTTACTAGGTGCCGGCTATGCGTTGGGCGCAGGTGTCTGCTGGGCCCTGTACATTTTATTTGGTCAGAAGGCCGGGGCGGACAATGGCGTGCAAACCGCCGCACTGGGGGTCATGATCGCCGCACTGTTCGTAGCCCCTATCGGCATCGTTCATGCCGGCGCTGCACTGCTCACGCCAAGCCTGATTCCGGTCGCCATTGGCGTCGCTATCTTATCCACCGCCCTGCCGTACACGCTGGAGATGATCTCCCTAACCCGAATACCGGCCCGCACTTTCGGCACCCTGATGAGCATCGAGCCCGCATTCGGCGCCTTGTCGGGACTGGTATTTCTCCAGGAGTACTTATCACTGGCCCAATGGACAGCCATTACCAGCATCATCCTCGCATCGGTTGGCGCCACGCTGACCATGGGCAACACAGCGAAACCCGCCATCGCGGCTGATTGA
- a CDS encoding TetR/AcrR family transcriptional regulator has protein sequence MRYSANHKMETREKLLSSSAESAKKSGFSTVGVDGLMKAIGLSGGAFYSHFSSKDELFKAIVERELAQSLDRLSGDSVVDATKLERCLRQYLSMSHVEQPEVGCALPVLGAEIARSDVQVREAAQTWICRLHESWARILGSDSLAWAILSQCVGALVVARMLATPEVQRDVLKSSYDEISRRMAEQRID, from the coding sequence ATGCGTTATTCAGCCAATCACAAAATGGAAACCCGAGAAAAGCTGCTTTCCAGCAGTGCCGAATCTGCTAAGAAATCGGGTTTTTCCACGGTCGGCGTCGATGGCTTGATGAAAGCGATAGGGTTGAGCGGCGGGGCTTTCTACAGCCATTTCTCATCCAAGGATGAGCTGTTCAAGGCCATTGTTGAACGAGAGTTGGCCCAGAGCCTGGATCGCTTGAGTGGCGACAGTGTTGTGGACGCAACGAAACTGGAGCGTTGTCTGAGGCAGTACCTGAGCATGAGTCACGTTGAGCAACCGGAGGTAGGTTGTGCGCTGCCGGTGCTGGGCGCCGAGATCGCGCGATCGGATGTGCAGGTGAGGGAAGCGGCACAGACATGGATCTGCCGTTTGCATGAAAGCTGGGCGCGAATACTGGGAAGCGACAGCCTGGCCTGGGCAATCCTCTCGCAATGCGTGGGTGCGTTGGTTGTTGCACGGATGCTCGCCACGCCAGAGGTTCAGCGTGATGTCCTGAAATCCAGCTACGACGAAATCAGCCGTCGTATGGCCGAGCAGCGGATTGACTGA
- a CDS encoding SDR family oxidoreductase, protein MNNKKVVLVVGAGDATGGAIARRFAQEGFVACVTRRSADKLEPLVDGIRAQGGEAHGFACDARKEDDVIALIEQIEEQIGPIEAFVFNIGANVPCSILEETARKYFKIWEMACFSGFLNAREVAKRMVRRQRGTILFTGATAGLRGASGFAAFAGAKHGIRALAQSMARELGPMNIHVAHVVVDGAIDTDFIRDNFPEKYATKDTDGILNPDHIADNYWYLHSQPRDAWTFELDLRPWSERW, encoded by the coding sequence ATGAATAACAAGAAGGTCGTACTGGTTGTTGGCGCGGGCGACGCCACGGGTGGCGCGATTGCCAGACGCTTCGCCCAGGAGGGTTTTGTCGCCTGCGTTACCCGCCGTAGCGCCGACAAACTCGAGCCATTGGTTGATGGGATCCGAGCCCAGGGCGGCGAAGCCCACGGCTTTGCCTGCGACGCCCGTAAAGAGGACGACGTGATCGCGCTGATCGAACAGATCGAGGAGCAGATCGGCCCGATTGAAGCTTTTGTATTCAACATCGGCGCCAACGTGCCCTGCAGCATCCTCGAAGAAACTGCACGCAAATATTTCAAGATCTGGGAGATGGCCTGCTTCTCCGGATTTCTCAATGCACGGGAAGTGGCCAAGCGGATGGTCAGGCGTCAGCGTGGGACGATTCTGTTTACCGGGGCAACAGCAGGGTTGCGTGGCGCTTCAGGGTTCGCCGCATTCGCAGGCGCCAAACACGGCATCCGGGCACTGGCCCAGAGCATGGCTCGCGAACTGGGACCGATGAATATTCACGTGGCCCATGTGGTGGTGGACGGCGCTATCGACACGGACTTCATCCGCGATAATTTTCCAGAAAAATATGCGACCAAGGACACAGACGGCATCCTCAATCCCGATCACATTGCTGACAATTATTGGTATCTGCACAGCCAACCTCGAGACGCCTGGACCTTTGAGCTAGACCTGCGTCCCTGGAGCGAACGCTGGTAA
- a CDS encoding 2-hydroxychromene-2-carboxylate isomerase, translating into MGKSVEFFFDLGSPATYLAYTQLPALCARTHSALIYRPMLLGGVFKATGNASPVTVPAKGAYMFKDLNRFAERYGVAFKLPPHFPINTLLLMRAVTGIQLRHPERFEAFIDCLFRALWVDARNLNDPTTVAAVLDENGFDPEYVLALTADAQVKNALKTVTEEAIRRGVFGAPSMFVGNELFFGQDRLDFVREALG; encoded by the coding sequence ATGGGCAAATCGGTGGAGTTTTTCTTTGATCTCGGTAGCCCGGCCACTTATCTGGCCTACACCCAATTGCCAGCGCTTTGCGCACGGACCCATAGTGCACTGATCTACCGCCCCATGCTGTTGGGCGGCGTTTTCAAGGCGACAGGCAATGCTTCACCGGTGACCGTACCGGCCAAAGGCGCTTACATGTTCAAGGATTTGAATCGCTTCGCCGAACGTTACGGTGTCGCCTTCAAGCTTCCTCCCCACTTTCCAATCAATACCCTGTTGCTGATGCGCGCCGTGACGGGTATCCAACTGCGTCATCCTGAACGTTTCGAGGCTTTTATCGACTGCCTGTTCCGCGCCCTGTGGGTGGACGCCCGTAACCTCAACGACCCGACGACGGTAGCAGCGGTGCTGGATGAAAACGGCTTCGACCCCGAATATGTGCTGGCCCTCACGGCCGACGCACAGGTCAAGAACGCACTCAAGACCGTCACCGAAGAAGCTATTCGACGGGGCGTGTTCGGCGCCCCGAGTATGTTCGTCGGCAACGAGCTGTTCTTTGGTCAGGATCGACTGGACTTCGTCCGTGAAGCCCTGGGCTGA
- a CDS encoding aminopeptidase P family protein produces MSTKPLTHGLVPQRLARIRQLMSREGIHALLVPSADPHLSEYLPGYWQGRQWLSGFHGSVGTLIVTGSFAGVWADSRYWEQATQELEGSGIELVKLIPGQPGPLDWLAEQTPEGGVVAVDGAVMAVASARTLGGKLEERGARLRTDIDLLKEVWTDRPSLPDQPVYAHLPPQATVSRVEKLAKLRESLKERGADWHFIATLDDIAWLFNLRGADVSFNPVFVSFALISQQQATLFVALDKVDAALRAVLEQDGVTLRDYSEAAAALREVPGGASLQIDPARVTVGLLDNLDSGVKLVEGLNPTTLAKSRKSLADAEHIRRAMEQDGAALCEFFAWLESAWGRERITELTIDEHLTAARTRRPDFVSLSFNTIAAFNANGAMPHYHATEESHAVVEGDGLLLIDSGGQYLGGTTDITRMVPVGTPSAEQKRDCTRVLKGVIALSRAKFPRGILSPLLDAIARAPIWAEQVDYGHGTGHGVGYFLNVHEGPQVIAYQAAAAPQTAMQAGMITSIEPGTYRPGRWGVRIENLVLNREAGKSEFGEFLEFETLTLCPIDTRCLEPSLLTQDEKDWFNAYHAEVLRRLSPLLEGDALHWLNARTMAI; encoded by the coding sequence GCTGGTGCCATCGGCCGATCCGCATCTTTCGGAATACCTGCCGGGCTATTGGCAGGGGCGGCAATGGCTGTCGGGGTTCCATGGCTCGGTGGGCACCTTGATCGTAACCGGCAGTTTCGCCGGCGTCTGGGCCGACAGCCGTTATTGGGAACAGGCCACCCAGGAACTGGAAGGCAGCGGCATCGAACTGGTCAAGCTCATTCCGGGCCAGCCCGGTCCGTTGGACTGGCTGGCCGAACAAACGCCTGAAGGTGGAGTGGTTGCGGTCGACGGTGCGGTCATGGCCGTGGCCTCGGCGCGGACTCTGGGCGGCAAGCTTGAAGAGCGAGGTGCGCGCTTGCGCACCGACATCGACCTGCTCAAAGAAGTCTGGACTGATCGGCCAAGCTTGCCCGATCAACCGGTCTACGCGCACTTGCCACCCCAGGCGACTGTCAGCCGGGTCGAGAAACTCGCCAAGCTGCGCGAATCCCTCAAGGAACGCGGCGCCGACTGGCATTTCATTGCCACCCTGGATGACATCGCCTGGTTGTTCAACCTGCGTGGCGCGGACGTGTCCTTCAACCCGGTGTTCGTCTCCTTTGCTTTGATCAGCCAGCAACAGGCAACGCTGTTCGTGGCTTTGGACAAGGTCGATGCTGCGCTGCGGGCCGTTCTTGAGCAGGATGGTGTGACACTGCGCGATTACAGCGAAGCGGCGGCCGCGCTGAGGGAAGTGCCGGGCGGGGCGAGTCTGCAAATCGATCCGGCGCGGGTTACGGTTGGCTTGCTGGATAATCTGGACAGTGGCGTGAAGCTGGTCGAGGGACTCAATCCGACGACGCTGGCCAAGTCCCGTAAAAGCCTGGCCGACGCCGAGCATATCCGGCGGGCCATGGAGCAGGACGGCGCGGCGCTCTGTGAGTTCTTCGCCTGGCTGGAAAGTGCCTGGGGCCGCGAGCGAATCACCGAACTGACCATCGACGAGCACCTGACTGCAGCCCGCACCCGTAGGCCGGATTTTGTCTCCCTGAGCTTCAATACCATCGCCGCGTTCAATGCCAACGGCGCGATGCCCCATTACCACGCCACGGAAGAATCCCATGCAGTCGTCGAAGGCGATGGCTTGCTGCTGATCGATTCCGGCGGCCAGTACCTGGGCGGCACCACCGATATCACCCGCATGGTGCCGGTTGGAACACCCAGCGCCGAACAAAAACGTGATTGCACTCGTGTGCTCAAGGGTGTGATTGCCTTGTCCCGGGCCAAATTCCCACGGGGCATTCTATCGCCCTTGCTGGATGCGATTGCCCGCGCGCCAATCTGGGCCGAACAGGTGGACTACGGCCACGGCACCGGCCATGGCGTCGGTTATTTCCTCAACGTCCACGAGGGGCCGCAGGTGATTGCCTACCAGGCCGCCGCTGCGCCGCAGACTGCTATGCAGGCGGGCATGATCACCTCCATCGAGCCGGGCACTTATCGTCCAGGCCGTTGGGGGGTGCGTATCGAGAATCTGGTGTTGAACCGAGAGGCGGGTAAAAGCGAGTTCGGTGAGTTCCTTGAGTTCGAAACCTTGACTCTGTGCCCGATCGATACTCGCTGCCTGGAGCCCTCGTTGCTGACCCAGGATGAAAAAGACTGGTTCAACGCCTATCACGCCGAGGTTCTGCGTCGATTGAGCCCGTTGCTGGAGGGGGATGCACTGCACTGGCTGAACGCCCGGACAATGGCAATCTGA